One window of Cupriavidus oxalaticus genomic DNA carries:
- the eno gene encoding phosphopyruvate hydratase codes for MAVIKEILGYEILDSRGNPTVAARVLLADGAQGFAAAPSGASTGSREALELRDGDPRRYLGKGVRKAVQHINVDIARTLAGMQAADQAEVDACLIRLDGTADKSRLGANALLAVSLATARAAAASAGVPLYRSLGAGRAETRLPLPMMNIINGGAHADNSVDMQEFMILPVGAPSLSEALRWGAEVFHTLKRVLRERGFSTAVGDEGGFAPDLASNEHALEVILQAVEAAGFGAGRDIALGLDVASSEFHAEGRYVLASEGRSYDAEGFVDLLAGWVRQYPIVTIEDGMAEQDWRGWRLLTEKLGAQVQLVGDDLFVTNAAILSEGIAQGVANAILIKPNQIGTLTETLQAIDVAERAGYASVISHRSGETEDTTIADLSVCTAATQIKTGSLSRSDRVAKYNRLLCIEAELGCAAAFAGSSALRQLR; via the coding sequence ATGGCTGTCATCAAGGAAATCCTCGGCTACGAGATCCTCGACTCGCGCGGCAATCCCACCGTGGCCGCGCGCGTGCTGCTGGCCGATGGCGCGCAAGGGTTCGCGGCAGCACCGTCGGGCGCCTCCACCGGCTCGCGCGAGGCGCTGGAGCTGCGCGACGGCGATCCGCGCCGCTATCTCGGCAAGGGCGTGCGCAAGGCCGTGCAGCATATCAATGTCGATATCGCCCGCACGCTCGCCGGCATGCAGGCAGCGGACCAGGCCGAAGTGGATGCGTGCCTGATCCGGCTGGACGGCACCGCCGACAAGTCGCGCCTCGGCGCCAATGCGTTGCTCGCGGTTTCGCTCGCCACCGCGCGGGCGGCTGCGGCGTCGGCGGGCGTGCCGCTGTACCGCTCGCTTGGGGCAGGGCGCGCCGAGACGCGCCTGCCCTTGCCGATGATGAACATCATCAACGGCGGTGCGCATGCCGACAACAGCGTCGACATGCAGGAATTCATGATCCTGCCCGTGGGCGCGCCCAGTCTTTCCGAAGCGCTGCGCTGGGGCGCCGAGGTGTTCCATACGCTCAAGCGCGTGCTGCGCGAGCGCGGCTTTTCCACCGCGGTCGGCGACGAGGGCGGCTTTGCCCCGGACCTGGCCTCGAACGAGCATGCGCTGGAAGTGATCCTGCAAGCGGTGGAGGCCGCCGGCTTCGGGGCCGGCCGCGATATCGCGCTGGGCCTGGACGTGGCCAGCTCGGAGTTCCATGCCGAGGGCCGCTACGTGCTGGCGTCGGAAGGCCGCAGCTACGACGCCGAAGGCTTTGTCGACCTGCTGGCCGGCTGGGTGCGCCAGTATCCCATCGTCACCATCGAAGACGGCATGGCCGAGCAGGACTGGCGGGGCTGGCGGCTTCTGACTGAGAAACTCGGCGCGCAGGTGCAGCTGGTAGGCGACGACCTGTTCGTCACCAACGCCGCGATCCTGTCCGAAGGCATCGCGCAGGGCGTTGCCAACGCGATCCTGATCAAGCCCAACCAGATCGGCACGCTGACCGAGACGCTGCAGGCCATCGACGTGGCCGAGCGTGCCGGCTATGCGTCGGTGATCTCGCACCGCTCCGGCGAGACCGAGGACACCACCATTGCCGACCTGAGCGTATGCACCGCGGCCACGCAGATCAAGACCGGCTCGCTCAGCCGTTCCGACCGCGTGGCCAAGTACAACCGGCTGCTTTGCATCGAAGCGGAGCTGGGCTGCGCCGCGGCCTTCGCCGGCAGCAGTGCGCTGCGACAACTGCGCTAG
- the pyk gene encoding pyruvate kinase codes for MRRLRNAKIVATLGPASSDPATIGQLFDAGADVFRLNFSHGSHEDHKQRLHAVRAIEQERGRPIGVLLDLQGPKLRIGTFAEGPVQVAAQAAFRLDLDASVPGSAQRVSLPHPEIFAALQPGAELLVDDGRVRLRVERCGADYAETVVVNGGTLSDRKGVNVPGVVLPLSAMTEKDRADLDFGLSLGVDWVALSFVQRAEDIEEIRQIVDGRAGIVAKLEKPAAIQSLEAIVEASDAIMVARGDLGVEMPAEQVPSLQKRIVRACRKAGKPVIVATQMLESMVAAPVPTRAEASDVATAIYDGADAVMLSAESASGRYPVEAVKMMDSIITRTESDPHYHEAIQASHSAPRADAADAIGYAVRHVASLLGAPAAVAYTSSGYSALRMARERPEVPILGMTPRLATARRLALAWGVHAVLCHEVVDVVEMTEVASRTVLKEQFGAAGQSIVISAGLPFTVAGTTNLLRIAQVR; via the coding sequence ATGAGACGCCTTCGCAACGCAAAGATCGTGGCCACGCTCGGGCCCGCCAGTTCGGATCCGGCCACCATCGGCCAGCTGTTCGATGCGGGAGCCGATGTGTTCCGGCTCAACTTCAGCCATGGCTCGCATGAAGACCACAAGCAGCGCCTGCACGCCGTCCGCGCGATCGAACAGGAACGCGGCCGCCCGATCGGCGTGCTGCTTGACCTGCAGGGTCCCAAGCTGCGCATCGGCACCTTTGCCGAGGGTCCGGTGCAAGTGGCGGCGCAGGCAGCATTCCGGCTCGATCTGGATGCGTCCGTGCCCGGAAGCGCGCAGCGCGTGAGCCTGCCGCATCCGGAGATCTTCGCGGCGCTGCAGCCAGGCGCGGAACTGCTGGTCGACGACGGCCGGGTGCGGCTGCGCGTGGAGCGCTGCGGCGCCGACTATGCCGAGACCGTGGTCGTCAACGGCGGCACGCTGTCCGACCGCAAGGGCGTCAACGTGCCGGGCGTGGTGCTGCCGCTGTCGGCCATGACCGAAAAGGACCGCGCCGACCTGGACTTCGGGCTGTCGCTCGGGGTGGACTGGGTGGCGCTGTCGTTCGTGCAGCGCGCCGAGGATATCGAGGAGATCCGCCAGATCGTCGACGGCCGCGCCGGCATCGTCGCCAAGCTGGAGAAGCCGGCCGCGATCCAGAGCCTGGAGGCGATCGTCGAGGCGTCCGACGCAATCATGGTGGCACGCGGCGACCTCGGCGTGGAAATGCCTGCCGAACAGGTGCCGTCGCTGCAGAAGCGCATCGTGCGCGCCTGCCGCAAGGCCGGCAAGCCGGTGATAGTGGCCACGCAAATGCTGGAGTCGATGGTGGCCGCACCGGTGCCGACCCGCGCCGAGGCATCCGACGTCGCCACCGCCATCTATGACGGCGCCGACGCAGTGATGCTGTCCGCGGAATCGGCGTCGGGCCGCTATCCGGTGGAAGCGGTGAAGATGATGGACAGCATCATCACCCGCACCGAATCCGACCCGCACTACCACGAAGCCATCCAGGCCTCGCATTCGGCACCGCGTGCCGACGCTGCCGACGCCATCGGCTACGCCGTGCGGCACGTGGCCAGCCTGCTGGGCGCGCCCGCGGCGGTAGCCTATACCAGCTCCGGCTATTCCGCGCTGCGCATGGCGCGCGAACGGCCCGAGGTGCCGATCCTCGGCATGACGCCGCGGCTTGCCACCGCGCGCCGCCTCGCGCTGGCGTGGGGCGTGCACGCGGTGCTCTGCCATGAAGTGGTCGACGTGGTGGAGATGACCGAAGTGGCCAGCCGCACCGTGCTCAAGGAGCAGTTCGGCGCGGCCGGCCAGTCGATCGTGATCTCGGCGGGGCTGCCCTTTACCGTCGCGGGCACGACCAACCTGCTGCGCATCGCGCAGGTCCGGTAG
- a CDS encoding glycerate kinase type-2 family protein: MIHERAVTMPTIDPDVLLRRMFDAAIAAAQPARTLARHLPAAPRGRTIVIGAGKASAAMAAALEAAWPGPLQGLVVTRYGYAVPCARIEIVEAAHPVPDDAGLAASRRMLELVSGLSEDDLVICLVSGGGSSLLPLPLAGITLDDKQQVNRALLKSGATISEMNCVRRHLSAIKGGRLAAACYPAQVLNLLISDVPGDDAIDVASGPTVPDPTTCADALAIVRRYAIDLPAHVLAALQSDAAETPKPGDPRLPRIRTEWIATPRLALQAAAQAGRDAGYAVHVLGDAIEGEAREVGKVLGGIALAAARHGQPFAAPCVLLSGGETTVTVRGNGQGGRNVEFLLSLALALRGEAGIHAIAGDTDGVDGQEEIAGAVIGPDTLERAWRAGLNPQDALAANDGHGFFEALGDAVVTGPTLTNVNDFRAIVLTRASGANT; this comes from the coding sequence ATGATCCATGAGCGCGCCGTGACCATGCCAACGATCGATCCCGACGTGCTGCTGCGGCGCATGTTCGACGCGGCCATCGCCGCCGCGCAGCCGGCACGCACGCTGGCGCGCCACCTGCCCGCAGCGCCGCGCGGCCGCACCATCGTCATCGGTGCCGGCAAGGCCTCTGCGGCCATGGCCGCAGCGCTGGAAGCAGCGTGGCCAGGCCCGCTGCAGGGGCTGGTGGTGACGCGCTACGGCTACGCGGTGCCTTGCGCGCGCATCGAGATCGTCGAAGCCGCGCACCCGGTGCCGGACGATGCCGGGCTGGCCGCCTCGCGCCGCATGCTGGAACTGGTGTCCGGCCTCAGCGAGGACGACCTCGTGATCTGCCTGGTCTCCGGCGGCGGCTCGTCGCTGCTGCCGCTGCCGCTGGCCGGCATCACGCTGGACGACAAGCAGCAGGTGAACCGCGCGCTGCTCAAGTCGGGGGCGACAATCTCCGAGATGAACTGCGTGCGCCGCCACCTGTCCGCGATCAAGGGCGGCAGGCTGGCCGCCGCGTGCTACCCCGCGCAGGTGCTGAACCTGCTGATTTCCGACGTGCCGGGCGACGACGCCATCGACGTCGCCTCCGGCCCGACCGTGCCCGACCCGACCACGTGCGCCGATGCGCTGGCCATCGTCAGGCGCTACGCCATCGACCTGCCTGCCCACGTGCTGGCCGCGCTGCAGTCCGACGCGGCCGAGACGCCCAAGCCCGGCGACCCGCGCCTGCCGCGCATCCGCACCGAGTGGATCGCCACGCCGCGGCTGGCGCTGCAGGCCGCTGCGCAAGCGGGCCGCGACGCCGGGTATGCCGTGCATGTGCTCGGCGACGCCATCGAGGGCGAGGCCCGCGAGGTTGGCAAGGTGCTGGGCGGCATCGCGCTGGCGGCGGCCAGGCACGGCCAGCCCTTTGCCGCGCCGTGCGTGCTGCTGTCCGGCGGCGAGACCACGGTCACCGTGCGCGGCAACGGCCAGGGCGGCCGCAATGTCGAGTTCCTGCTGTCGCTGGCGCTGGCCCTGCGCGGCGAGGCCGGCATCCATGCCATCGCCGGCGACACCGACGGCGTCGACGGGCAGGAAGAGATCGCCGGTGCGGTGATCGGCCCTGACACGCTCGAGCGCGCATGGCGCGCCGGCCTGAACCCGCAGGACGCGCTGGCCGCCAACGACGGCCATGGATTCTTCGAGGCGCTGGGGGACGCGGTCGTGACCGGCCCCACGCTGACCAATGTCAATGATTTCCGCGCGATCGTGCTGACGCGCGCTTCCGGAGCCAACACATGA
- a CDS encoding Bug family tripartite tricarboxylate transporter substrate binding protein, which produces MHATDFLRRVSALTLAAAGLALSGGAMAQAWPAKPITLVVPFPSGGTTDVLARALGDQLSKSLGQPVIVENRPGAGATVGADYVAKNKPDGYTLLMGAVHHTIATSVYKKLPYSFEKDLAPVAPVAMVPNVLVINAAKTPAKTVSELVALAKRASPEFAYGSNGNGTAQHLIGTQFQAATGAPLLHVPYKGSGPLTTDLLGGQVTMSFDTLTPVLQHIKSGKLRALAVTTAKRSTVLPDVPTLEEAGLKGFDIGTWFGVMAPVATPEPVVTRLNAEIVRIVKSPDFQQRMQAIGAEPMTSTPKEFARRIQDETVKFAKLVKDGKVTIE; this is translated from the coding sequence ATGCATGCAACCGACTTTCTGCGCCGCGTATCGGCATTGACCCTGGCCGCCGCCGGCCTCGCCCTCAGCGGTGGCGCCATGGCGCAAGCCTGGCCGGCCAAGCCAATTACGCTGGTCGTGCCGTTCCCTTCGGGCGGCACCACCGACGTGCTGGCGCGCGCGCTGGGCGACCAGCTTTCCAAAAGCCTCGGCCAGCCGGTGATCGTCGAGAACCGGCCTGGCGCAGGCGCCACGGTCGGCGCCGACTATGTCGCCAAGAACAAGCCGGACGGCTACACGCTGCTGATGGGCGCGGTGCACCACACCATCGCCACCAGCGTGTACAAGAAGCTTCCCTATAGCTTCGAGAAAGACCTCGCGCCGGTGGCCCCGGTGGCGATGGTGCCCAATGTGCTGGTGATCAACGCCGCGAAGACGCCGGCGAAGACTGTCAGCGAACTGGTGGCGCTGGCCAAGCGCGCCTCGCCCGAGTTTGCCTACGGTTCCAACGGCAACGGCACCGCGCAGCACCTGATCGGCACGCAGTTCCAGGCCGCCACCGGCGCGCCGCTGCTGCACGTGCCTTACAAGGGCAGTGGTCCGCTGACCACCGACCTGCTTGGCGGGCAGGTGACCATGTCGTTCGACACGCTGACGCCGGTGCTGCAGCACATCAAGTCGGGCAAGCTGCGTGCGCTGGCGGTGACCACGGCGAAGCGTTCGACCGTGCTGCCCGACGTGCCGACGCTGGAAGAGGCCGGCCTGAAGGGATTCGACATCGGCACGTGGTTCGGCGTGATGGCGCCGGTCGCCACGCCGGAGCCGGTCGTGACGCGCCTCAACGCCGAGATCGTCAGGATCGTGAAATCGCCGGATTTCCAGCAGCGCATGCAGGCCATCGGCGCCGAGCCGATGACCAGCACGCCGAAGGAATTCGCGCGCCGCATCCAGGATGAGACGGTGAAGTTCGCAAAGCTGGTGAAGGACGGGAAGGTGACGATCGAATAG